CTTTTCCAACTTTTCACGAAGAGGAATTGGTTGAATATCCAGATGCAGCTTTAGCTATTGATTTCTTTAATGATTGGAAAAAGGAGAACAGCAAGTCCTTAGATCGTAGCAATTGTGTTGGGTACAAGCTGCCTTTATTCTTAGGTGGTGAAGATGAAATAAGTAACTTAGAGGTATCAGATATGGAAGTTTATTGGGGAGTTATGGGGCAATTGAACAAACGATTATTTTAGATTTCTTATTAAAAGAACGGTACAAGAGTTGAATGCCAACTGCCATTGTAGTCAGCTTTTCTTTTGTGCTAACTGGGCAGCATAGTTTAAGTGAAATAATTCACAAGGTAAAAAATCTATATTAATGGTGACATATATCACGTGGAGTAACAAAAAAAGTTAATAAAAGAAACTTCTAGCTAATGCTGTTTTTTTGAAAACATTATAACTGCCTCGTGTAAATGCATAAATATTACATTTACATAAAAACTATTAGAAAAACGAAGGGGCTTTGATAATGGATTATATTAAGCTTACTAGCACAGATATTGCTGCACTTTGGAAAACGCATATTCAAGGTACAGCCGAAAGATGTTTTCTTCAACATTTTTTACAATACCTTCAAGATGAGGAAATAAAATCAATTGTTGAAGAAGCCAAGGCTCTGGTTGATACTATAATCGGTAAAATTGAAGGAATTCTTGAAAAGGAAAACTTCCCCATACCAAAGGGTTTTTCAGATAAAGATGTTGATTTATACGCACCCGCCCTATTCACAGACTTATTTGCACTAAGTTTCGTGTATCGTGGTGGACAAGTAAAAATGCCACATTTTACTAATACTCTCTCAAAGGTATCTAGGTTAGACATTTTTGAGTTTTTGAAAGAATGTCTATACGGGGAGACTGAATTACACAAAAAAGCATTTGCTCTTATGTTGTCAAAAGGCTTATATGATGCACCTCCGAAGATGGAATATCCAAAAACTATTGAGTTTGTTCAGCATGAACCTACCTTAATAAACTCATGGTTTGGAGAGAAAAGACCAATAAACTGTATGGAAATGGCTGAGCTTTTTCAAGATATTGAAAGAAATGCTACTGGTTTAGTTCTTTTAAAGGGATTAATACAGGTATCAAAAAATAAGGAAATAAAAGAGTATTTATTAAAAGGGAAAAACCTAGCTGAAAATCAAATAAAAACATTTAATAAGTTGCTGGATGAAAATGATAATTTCATTGGAACTCCAGTACCATTAGAGGTTACAAATTCAACAATCTCGCCGTTTTCTGAAAAACTAATAATGTTTTTCGTTAGTTCTGCAAACTCAATCGCTATTTCTACACTTGGAGATGCTTTGTCAGTGTCGTTGAGAAAGGATATAGCAGCAACTTTTACTCTCTTCTTTATGGAAGTAATGAAATACGGCGACGAAGGTCTTAAACTTATGATTAAACGAGGTTGGTTGGAACAGCCCCCACAACCGATTGATAGAAGAGGATTTTATCAATAAGCTTCCAAGTTAGGAGGTGATAAATTATAAGGGGATAGAAGAATGTGAATAAGGCAATTGAAAATCTATTATGGAGTATTACCTGGAATAATAGTAGGTCTTTGCATAACAACATTCATATAGAGGTTTATTTAAAAGGTTGTTAAGGCTTCAGGAAAGAAGAATAGTCGCTCTTACGCATGAAAATGTACAGTTAACAAGGACAATTAAAGTTCTGATTAAATAAAAGTCCAAAAGCCAATGCTTTCGGACTTTCAGACTTTTCCTTCATGTATTTGCTTCCGGAGTTGGACGGCCGTCAGTAATTTATAACCTCTTAACTTTGGTATCATTTTTTCGAGCAGTGCAACCGCCTCATCCTTTTT
The window above is part of the Bacillus sp. SORGH_AS_0510 genome. Proteins encoded here:
- a CDS encoding DUF3231 family protein → MDYIKLTSTDIAALWKTHIQGTAERCFLQHFLQYLQDEEIKSIVEEAKALVDTIIGKIEGILEKENFPIPKGFSDKDVDLYAPALFTDLFALSFVYRGGQVKMPHFTNTLSKVSRLDIFEFLKECLYGETELHKKAFALMLSKGLYDAPPKMEYPKTIEFVQHEPTLINSWFGEKRPINCMEMAELFQDIERNATGLVLLKGLIQVSKNKEIKEYLLKGKNLAENQIKTFNKLLDENDNFIGTPVPLEVTNSTISPFSEKLIMFFVSSANSIAISTLGDALSVSLRKDIAATFTLFFMEVMKYGDEGLKLMIKRGWLEQPPQPIDRRGFYQ